In Peromyscus leucopus breed LL Stock chromosome 16_21, UCI_PerLeu_2.1, whole genome shotgun sequence, a single genomic region encodes these proteins:
- the LOC114682690 gene encoding olfactory receptor 10C1, with translation MDTNTSLVTEFVLVGFSRLAHLQGLLFSLFLAVYLLTVAGNLLIVALVSTDAALQSPMYFFLRILSALEICYTSVTVPLLLHHLLTGRRHISRSGCALQMFFFLFFGATECCLLAAMAYDRYAAICEPLRYQMLLSRRVCVQLAGAAWTCGALVGLGHTSFIFSLPFCGPNAVPHFFCEIQPVLQLVCGDTSLNELQIILAAALIILCPFGLILSSYGRILATIFRIPSAAGRRKAFSTCSSHLVVVSLFYGTAIFIYIRPKASYDPATDPLLSLFYAVITPILNPVIYSLRNADVKAALKRSIQKMGPSEI, from the coding sequence ATGGACACCAACACCTCCCTGGTGACTGAGTTCGTGCTGGTGGGCTTCTCGCGTCTGGCCCACCTGCAgggcctcctcttctccctcttcctggcgGTCTACCTGCTCACGGTGGCAGGCAATCTCCTCATCGTGGCGCTAGTCTCCACAGACGCAGCGCTGCAgtcccccatgtacttcttcctccgCATCCTCTCCGCCCTGGAGATCTGCTACACGTCGGTCACCGTCCCCTTGCTGCTGCACCATCTGCTCACTGGCCGGCGCCACATCTCGCGCTCCGGCTGCGCTCTGCAgatgttctttttcctcttctttggtGCCACCGAGTGCTGCCTGCTGGcggccatggcctatgaccgctacgCCGCTATCTGCGAGCCCCTGCGCTACCAAATGCTGCTCAGCCGGCGGGTGTGTGTGCAGCTCGCCGGCGCCGCGTGGACCTGCGGGGCTCTTGTGGGGCTGGGGCACACCTCCTTCATCTTCTCCTTGCCCTTCTGTGGCCCCAACGCTGTCCCTCACTTCTTCTGTGAGATCCAGCCGGTGCTGCAGTTGGTGTGTGGGGACACCTCGCTCAATGAGCTGCAGATTATCCTGGCTGCCGCCCTCATCATCCTGTGCCCCTTTGGCCTCATCCTTAGTTCCTACGGGAGGATCCTGGCCACTATCTTCCGCATCCCATCAGCTGCTGGTCGCCGAAAGGCCTTCTCCACCTGTTCCTCCCACCTGGTAGTGGTATCTCTCTTCTACGGTACCGCCATCTTTATCTATATCCGTCCTAAGGCCAGCTACGACCCAGCCACGGACCCCCTGCTGTCTCTCTTCTATGCTGTGATCACCCCCATCCTCAATCCTgtcatctacagcctgaggaatgCGGATGTCAAGGCCGCGCTGAAAAGAAGCATCCAGAAAATGGGGCCCTCGGAGATTTGA